AACAGCGCCTCTTGCCGCAGCACCGCGCCCTTTGGCCGTCCCGTCGTTCCCGACGTGTAGACGATGAGGAGCGGGCAGGAGAGATCGGTGTGCGGGTTGCCGCCATTGCCCTCGCTGTCTTCCAGCAGACTTTGAAACGTCGTGCCGCCAGGGGGCTCGAAGTCGAGGCCGACGACGGATATTCCCGGCGCGGTCCGCCCAAGTTCGGCAAGGACTTCCGCAAATGCCTGCTCGAGCACCAGGACCTTGGCGCCGGCGTCACTCAGAATGAACAGCTGCTCGGCGACGGCCAGCCGCCAGTTCAGCGGCACGAGCATCGCCCCGAGCCGCGCGCAAGCGTAGAGAAGGACCAGGTAGTCCGGCCGGTTCAGGCTCAAGATCGCGACGCGGTCGCCGCGGCCGACGCCGAGCTCCCGCTTCAGGGCGCTTGCGGTCCGTTCGATGCGAGCGGCGAATGCCGCATAGCTCAGCCGTTCGCCTTCGAAGGCAATGGCCGTCTTGTCTGGCGCGAACGCCGCGTTGCGATCGATCAGACTACAGAGGTCCACCGTCAGTCGTCCGTCTCGCCGGCTTCGTACAGTGCCTCGCGTCCGATCCGGTCGAGGCAGAGCTCGGCGGTCCAGGGCAGCATCAGCGAGCCGCAGCGGCTGTCGCGATAGATCCGCTCCAGCGGCAATGACCGCAGCATGGCCTGACCACCGCAAGTGCGGATCGCGAGCGCGGCGAGCTCATTAGCGCCCTCCATCACCGAATATTGCGCGGCATAGGAGCGAAGAACCTGTTCCTTGCTCGGATTGGCGCGGGCTTCGGTCACGGCCTGGAACCAGATTGCCTTGATCTGCTCGAGCTTGATCTGCATCTGCGCGACCGCGATCTGCTTGGTCGGGTACATCCTGCGTTTCACGGGCGGCATGCCCGGAACTTCGCCGCGCAGGTACCGTACTGTGAAATCGTAGGCGGCTTGCGCCAGGCCCATATAGGTCGGCGACAGCGTCAGGAACATGTGCGGCCAGCGCATTGCGGCCTGGAAATAGACGCCGCGCGGCATCAGCGCGGAATCCTCCGGCACGAACACGTCCTTGAACAGGAGCGTCCGGGAGACTGTTCCCCGCATGCCGAGCGGATCCCAATCGCCCACGACGGAGACGCCTTCCGACCTGGCGGAGATGGCCAGATAAAGCGTATTGCGTCGCGATGCCTTCGCGCCTTCCTCGATCTCGGTGCAGAGCACGCCGTAATAGTCGGCATGACCGGAAAGCGATGCAAAGATTTTCTTGCCGTTGACGATCCAGCCACCCGCGACCGGCCTTGCCTCCGTGCCAAAAGCGACGCCGCCCGCGGCCGCTGCCCCCCCTTCGGAGAAGGGCTGTGAATAGATCGCACCGTCCTCGACGATGCGCTTGTAGTGAACCGCGCGCCGTCGCTCGTGCTCAGCGCGGGTGTCCGCGTCCATATCGAGATCGTCGGCGAGGGGGCCCGACCACAGGGTCGAGCAGACATGCATGTTCCAGGTCAGCGCGGTCGCGCCGCAGTACCGGCCGATCTCGGCCGCTGCCAAGGCATAGGTCTGGTAGTTCGCGCCGAGACCGCCGTGCTTCTTGGGGACGGCAATGCCGAGCAGGCCGACGCGATGCAGATCGCGATAATTCTCGGTCGGGAAGGTCGCCTCGCGATCGTAGGTCGCGGCGCGGCCCGCGAACACGGTCTGGCCGATCTCGCGGGCGCGCGCGAT
This genomic stretch from Bradyrhizobium sp. CCGB12 harbors:
- a CDS encoding acyl-CoA dehydrogenase family protein translates to MTMQVRKNIGASDKVVLDAPIFDPVAFRLSDEQAAIIARAREIGQTVFAGRAATYDREATFPTENYRDLHRVGLLGIAVPKKHGGLGANYQTYALAAAEIGRYCGATALTWNMHVCSTLWSGPLADDLDMDADTRAEHERRRAVHYKRIVEDGAIYSQPFSEGGAAAAGGVAFGTEARPVAGGWIVNGKKIFASLSGHADYYGVLCTEIEEGAKASRRNTLYLAISARSEGVSVVGDWDPLGMRGTVSRTLLFKDVFVPEDSALMPRGVYFQAAMRWPHMFLTLSPTYMGLAQAAYDFTVRYLRGEVPGMPPVKRRMYPTKQIAVAQMQIKLEQIKAIWFQAVTEARANPSKEQVLRSYAAQYSVMEGANELAALAIRTCGGQAMLRSLPLERIYRDSRCGSLMLPWTAELCLDRIGREALYEAGETDD